The DNA segment AATATTCGCCATCGCTATCCCTCGCCTTTTAGCTTAAGTGGCAAACCCGCAGCAATAAACACCACATTGTCCGCAACCTTGGCAATGGCTTGGTTCATCCAACCTGCGTGGTCTACGTATCGTCGTGTCACCTCGCCCATTGGCATAATACCGAGTCCTACTTCATTCGATACTAACACCACAGTTGCCGGCGTGTTATTCAACGCATCAATAAGTTTAGCGACTCTGGCCTGAATCATTCTATCTGCCCGCTCTGGCGTGACGCTGTCACCAACCTCAACAATGACATTCGTCATCCATAGCGTTAGACAGTCAACTAATATCACTTCTGATTGTGCAGCGCATTCAATACGTTCAGCCAAAGCCAATGGTATTTCCTCTACCAGCCAATCATGACTTCTACTGGTGCGGTGATGGGAAATTCTTCGTTCCATCTCTTCATCCAGTGCCTGAGCTGTCGCCAGATAGTGTTTGGTTGAGTATTCGGTACAAGCAGCGACTTTTGCCTCGGCATAACTTGATTTACCGGAACGGGCGCCACCTAAGACTAAGGTAATCATGGTTTATTCTTCGTTCTCTTTATTGCATTAGTGACAGCATCACGATGTAAATGGTGATTTCTGCAATTTGTTGGACAGCGCCTAAGCAATCCCCCGTAAAGCCTCCTAAGCGCTTGTTTAACCAAATTTTGAATATCGAGCGCAGTACTATCATTGCAGTGACAATGAACATTGAAGAGTAGCCATTTAGACAAAGTAATGGTGTTACACCGATAGCGATGGCACACCAAAATTCTGACAACGTTTGCTTCTGTGCGAGTGGCTTGCTTTTACTGCCATTACTCTCACTCACATAGTTCATATCGTAGATAAGCGTTACCGCCACAGCTCGACTTAGCGTGTAGGCAGAGATAAGTATCAAAGCAGGAGAAACAAGGCCTGAACCTAACAGCGCTACCAACAGTTGCCACTTAAGCAACAAAGCGAGTGATAGTGTTATTGTCCCGTAAGTACCAAGCCGACTGTCCTTCATAATGGCCAAGCGGCGCTCGATGGTCATGCCCCCGCCAATACCATCCGCCATATCGGCAAGACCATCTTCATGAAATGCACCAGTGATAAGTACGCTTAACACCATGGCGAGCAAGACTGCTACCTCTAGCGGTAAGAACAGGCTAAATACGCAATATCCAAGATACACAAGAAAGCCGACTAACATCCCGACAAGAGGAAAGTAGCGGCCAGCGCGATTCATACGCTCTTCTGAATAGGGTGTGACACTTGGAATTGGGATACGAGTAAAAAAGCCCATCGCGAGCCAAAATAGCTCCATTTGGTACTTTAACGTTTTGTTCATTAAACGGTGACTCCCGCTTGTTCAAAACTCGCCATGTTGTTGTAAAACTCGGCGCTTGCTCTCAGTAAAGGCAGTGCCAACAGTGCACCGGTACCCTCGCCTAGTCTCAAGTCTAAATCGAGTAATGGTTTCGCCTCTAGCAGTGACAATACAAGTTGATGACCAGATTCATGTGAGCGGTGTGCAAAGATCATTTGTTGCAAACAGGCTGGTTTTATCAAGCTAGCGACATACGCAGCAACGGTCACGATAAAGCCATCGACCAAAACAGCGATATTACGCTCTTGCGCGGCAATAAATGCACCAACCATCTGCACTATTTCAAAGCCACCGACTTCTGCCAGCACCTCGTTAGGGTCTCTACTGTCAAATCGAGCCAGAGCCGTTTCGATCAACGCTTTTTTCAATTCTAGCTGATCATTTGTAATTCCAGTGCCATAGCCAACACACTGCTCAACAGGCTGTTGAGACAGTGCTGCCAAGATTGCCGAAGCCGAACTGGTGTTAGCGAT comes from the Vibrio astriarenae genome and includes:
- the cobU gene encoding bifunctional adenosylcobinamide kinase/adenosylcobinamide-phosphate guanylyltransferase produces the protein MITLVLGGARSGKSSYAEAKVAACTEYSTKHYLATAQALDEEMERRISHHRTSRSHDWLVEEIPLALAERIECAAQSEVILVDCLTLWMTNVIVEVGDSVTPERADRMIQARVAKLIDALNNTPATVVLVSNEVGLGIMPMGEVTRRYVDHAGWMNQAIAKVADNVVFIAAGLPLKLKGEG
- a CDS encoding adenosylcobinamide-GDP ribazoletransferase, with product MNKTLKYQMELFWLAMGFFTRIPIPSVTPYSEERMNRAGRYFPLVGMLVGFLVYLGYCVFSLFLPLEVAVLLAMVLSVLITGAFHEDGLADMADGIGGGMTIERRLAIMKDSRLGTYGTITLSLALLLKWQLLVALLGSGLVSPALILISAYTLSRAVAVTLIYDMNYVSESNGSKSKPLAQKQTLSEFWCAIAIGVTPLLCLNGYSSMFIVTAMIVLRSIFKIWLNKRLGGFTGDCLGAVQQIAEITIYIVMLSLMQ
- the cobT gene encoding nicotinate-nucleotide--dimethylbenzimidazole phosphoribosyltransferase, with product MPISPLMKSIQHKIDNKTKPLGALGQLEEVALQMALIQARGSEHAPEKIEINQPTLILFAGDHGIAEQGVSIAPSVVTQQMVANFLVGGAAANCFCRVNDVAMQIVDCGMIARVSSDNPDYFEQPLGNGTQDFSAEPAMTPEHVARGLKMGAERVHQIATQGCNTVLFGEMGIANTSSASAILAALSQQPVEQCVGYGTGITNDQLELKKALIETALARFDSRDPNEVLAEVGGFEIVQMVGAFIAAQERNIAVLVDGFIVTVAAYVASLIKPACLQQMIFAHRSHESGHQLVLSLLEAKPLLDLDLRLGEGTGALLALPLLRASAEFYNNMASFEQAGVTV